In Marmota flaviventris isolate mMarFla1 chromosome 17, mMarFla1.hap1, whole genome shotgun sequence, a single genomic region encodes these proteins:
- the Xylt2 gene encoding xylosyltransferase 2 — protein sequence MVASARVQKLVRRYKLAIATALAILLLQGLVVWSFSGLEEDEPSEKGRQRKPRPLDPGEGSKDTDSSAGRRGSAGRRHGRWRGRAESPGLPVAKVVRAVTSRHRASRRVPPAPPPEAPGRQNLSGAAAGEALIGAAGFPPHGDTGSVEGAPQPTDNGFTPKCEIVGKDALSALARASTKQCQQEIANVVCLHQAGSLMPKAVPRHCQLAGKMSPGIQWEEIRAQPVDGPPVRIAYMLVVHGRAIRQLKRLLKAVYHEQHFFYIHVDKRSNYLHREVVELAQRYENVRVTPWRMVTIWGGASLLRMYLRSMRDLLEVPGWAWDFFINLSATDYPTRTNEELVAFLSKNRDKNFLKSHGRDNSRFIKKQGLDRLFHECDSHMWRLGERQIPSGIVVDGGSDWFVLTRSFVEYVVYTDDPLVAQLRQFYTYTLLPAESFFHTVLENSPACESLVDNNLRVTNWNRKLGCKCQYKHIVDWCGCSPNDFKPQDFLRLQQVSRPTFFARKFESTVNQEVLEILDFHLYGSYPAGTPALRAYWENTYDVADGPGGLSDVMLTAYTAFSRLSLRHAATAAPLPATSLCRFEPRGLPSSVHLYFYDDHFQGYLVTQTVQPSVQGPAETLEMWLMPQGSLKLLGRSDQASRLQSLEVGTEWDPKERLFRNFGGLLGPLDEPVAMQRWARGPNLTATVVWIDPTYVVATSYDITVDAETEVTQYKPPLSRPLRPGAWTVRLLQFWEPLGETHFLVLPLTFNRKLPLRKDDALWLHAGPPHNEYLEQSFQGLSGILNLPQPEPVEEAARRRAELTGPALEAWTDGELSRFWSVAGLCAIGPSACPSLDRCRLTSWSSLSPDPKSELGPVKSDGRLR from the exons AAAGGAAGGCAGAGGAAGCCACGACCACTGGACCCTGGCGAGGGCTCCAAGGATACAGACAGCTCAGCGGGGCGGCGGGGCAGCGCGGGCAGAAGGCATGGGCGCTGGCGGGGCCGTGCTGAGAGCCCAGGCTTGCCCGTGGCCAAGGTGGTACGGGCAGTAACCAGCAGGCACAGAGCCAGTCGCCGGgtcccccctgccccacccccagaggCCCCAGGGCGCCAGAACCTGAGTggggcagcagctggggaggcgCTGATAGGGGCTGCCGGCTTCCCACCACATGGAGACACAGGGAGTGTGGAGGGTGCCCCCCAGCCCACAGACAACGGCTTTACCCCTAAGTGCGAGATCGTGGGCAAGGATGCGCTGTCTGCACTGGCCCGGGCCAGCACCAAGCAGTGCCAGCAGGAGATCGCCAACGTGGTGTGCCTGCACCAGGCCGGGAGCCTTATGCCCAAGGCTGTGCCGCGGCATTGCCAGCTGGCTG GGAAGATGAGTCCTGGCATCCAGTGGGAAGAGATTCGGGCCCAGCCCGTGGATGGCCCCCCGGTACGCATCGCCTACATGTTGGTGGTTCATGGCCGCGCCATCCGCCAGCTGAAGCGTCTCCTCAAGGCCGTCTACCATGAGCAGCACTTCTTTTATATCCATGTGGACAAG CGTTCCAACTACCTGCACCGGGAGGTGGTGGAGCTGGCCCAGCGGTATGAAAATGTACGGGTGACACCCTGGCGCATGGTCACCATCTGGGGTGGGGCCAGCCTTCTGAGGATGTACCTGCGGAGCATGCGGGACCTGCTAGAGGTACCTGGTTGGGCCTGGGACTTCTTCATCAACCTCAGCGCCACTGACTACCCAACCAG GACCAATGAGGAGCTGGTAGCATTCCTATCCAAGAACCGGGACAAGAATTTCCTCAAGTCACATGGCCGGGACAACTCCAG GTTCATCAAGAAACAGGGTCTGGACCGGCTCTTCCACGAGTGTGACTCGCACATGTGGCGCCTGGGTGAGCGGCAGATCCCTTCAGGCATCGTGGTGGATGGTGGTTCCGACTGGTTTGTGCTGACACGCAGCTTCGTGGAGTATGTGGTGTACACGGATGACCCACTTGTGGCCCAGCTACGCCAGTTCTACACATACACGCTGCTCCCAGCTGAG TCCTTCTTCCACACGGTGCTGGAGAACAGCCCAGCCTGTGAGAGCCTCGTGGACAACAACCTGCGGGTTACCAACTGGAACCGCAAGCTGGGCTGCAAGTGCCAGTACAAGCACATCGTGGACTGGTGCGGCTGCTCCCCCAACGACTTCAAGCCACAGGACTTCCTACGGCTGCAG CAAGTCTCCAGACCCACTTTCTTCGCCCGGAAGTTTGAGTCGACTGTGAACCAGGAGGTCCTGGAAATCTTGGACTTCCACCTGTATGGCAGCTACCCCGCTGGCACGCCAGCCCTCAGAGCCTACTGGGAGAACACCTATGACGTGGCCGATGGCCCTGGCGGGCTCAGCGATGTCATGCTCACAGCTTACACCGCCTTCTCCCGCCTCAGCCTGCGCCATGCTGCCACTGCCGCACCTCTACCGGCCACCTCACTGTGCAG GTTTGAGCCCAGGGGTTTGCCGTCCAGCGTGCACCTGTATTTCTATGACGACCATTTCCAGGGCTACCTGGTGACGCAGACGGTGCAGCCCTCAGTCCAAGGGCCAGCAGAGACGCTTGAGATGTGGCTGATGCCCCAGGGGTCGCTGAAGCTGTTGGGGCGCAGTGACCAGGCCAGCCGGCTCCAGAGTTTGGAG GTTGGCACTGAGTGGGACCCCAAAGAGCGTCTTTTCCGGAATTTTGGGGGGTTGCTGGGACCACTGGATGAGCCTGTGGCCATGCAGCGCTGGGCCCGGGGCCCCAACCTCACAGCCACTGTGGTCTGGATTGACCCAACCTACGTAGTGGCCACATCATATGACATCACGGTAGATGCGGAGACTGAGGTCACACAGTACAAGCCTCCACTGAGCCGGCCCCTGCGGCCAGGAGCCTGGACCGTTAGACTGCTTCAGTTCTGGGAACCTCTGGGTGAGACCCACTTCCTCGTGCTGCCCTTGACCTTCAACCGCAAACTACCTCTCAGGAAAG ATGATGCCCTCTGGCTGCACGCGGGACCACCCCACAATGAATACTTGGAGCAGAGTTTCCAGGGCCTGAGCGGCATCCTGAATCTGCCTCAGCCAGAGCCTGTGGAGGAGGCCGCCCGGCGGCGCGCAGAGCTTACAGGTCCTGCTCTGGAGGCCTGGACAGATGGGGAACTGAGCCGCTTCTGGTCTGTGGCAGGACTGTGTGCCATAGGCCCCTCTGCCTGCCCCTCCCTGGATCGCTGCAGACTGACCAGCTGGAGCTCTCTGTCCCCAGACCCCAAATCAGAGCTGGGGCCTGTCAAATCAGATGGGCGACTCAGGTAG